TATTATTCTGATAACCGGAGATGCTTATATTGACAGCTCTTTTATTGGCGTTGCTGTTATCGGCAAAGTTCTTATGAATGCGGGTTTTAGAGTGGGGATCATTGCCCAGCCGGATTTGACCTCAATTCTTGATATAACACGACTTGGTGAACCGGAATTATTCTGGGGGGTTACCGCAGGGGCGGTGGATTCCATGGTAGCTAACTATACCGCTTTGCTTCGAAAAAGACTGGAAGATGATTTTACCCCCGGTGTTGAAAATAATAAAAGGCCTGAGAGGGCGGTTATTGCGTACACCAACCTTATTAAGCGGAACTTCAAAAAAACAAAACCCATAATTCTTGGCGGGCTTGAAGCATCTCTCCGGCGCATCGCGCACTATGATTATTTTACCGACTCAATCAGGCGCTCTGTCCTTTTTGACGCTAAGGCAGATATTCTTGTTTACGGTATGGGAGAAAAAGCGGTATTAGAAATAGCGGCGGCTTTAAAGGAAGGAAAGGATTGTAAGAACATAAAAGGCATCTGTTATGCGTCAAGTGAAGCGAAACCGGACTATATAGAAGTTGCCTCATACGATGAAGTAAAGACGGATAAAAAGAAATTTGCAGAGATGTTCAAAATATTTTATGATAACACCGACCCGGTTACCGCCAAGGGTTTACTTCAAAAACACGATACAAGATACCTTGTGCAAAATCCTCCCCAACCCAACCTGACGACACCGGAACTTGACGCTATCTACGACCTTGATTATGAAAGAGAAGTTCATCCGTATTATAAACAAAAAGGCGAGGTCAGGGCGATGGAGACGATTAAATATTCCATAACATCGCATCGCGGCTGTTACGGGGAGTGTAATTTTTGCTCGCTTGCCGTTCATCAGGGTACGACTGTTGTTTCAAGAAGCAGTGAGTCCATAATAAGAGAAGCAGAAAATATCTCCGGACGGGCAAATTTTAAGGGTTTTATCACGGACGTAGGCGGCCCTACTGCAAATATGTACGGTATAGAGTGTAAAAAGAAATTAAAAGAGGGAAGATGCAAAGACAGAAGGTGTATTTATCCTGAGATCTGCCCTAAATTAAATATAAGCCACCTTCCCCAGATGGAGCTCCTTCGAAAAATTGCCGCGATACCGGGGGTAAAAAAAGTCTTTATTGCCTCAGGTCTTCGCTATGACATGATAATAAACGATAGAGAGTTTGGCCTTGAGTATCTGGAAGAACTAGTTAAAGATCACGTTTCAGGACAGCTAAAGATAGCTCCCGAGCATATAACGGAAAAAGTAACAGCTTTAATGGGAAAAACAAAATTAGCCCATCTGCGGAAATTCAGAGAACAATTTGACGGATTTAATCTTAAGCATAAGAAGAACCAGTTCTTGACGTATTATATGATAGCCGCGCATCCCGGCTGTGAGCTTACCGATATGAAAGAACTCCGGGCCTTCGTAAGAAAAGAATTAAAAATGACCCCCGAGCAGATACAGGTCTTTACCCCGGCGCCTTCAACGTATTCAACCTTGATGTACCACACCGGCTACGACCCTTTCACCGGCAAAGCAATTTTCGTAGAAAAAGGCCTGAAAGGAAAAAGAGAACAGAGAGACGTGATTTTTGAGCCGGTGGAAGAAAAAGGATACAAAGGTCACAGAATACAGACGGGAGACTGAGTAGAGGTTTGGATGTTTAGATGGTTGGAGGGTTAGCAAGTACGTTGAGCTGAAGCGAAATCCGCCAACGCTTTTTGGCGGAAAGTACGAAGTTTAAAATTAATGAGTTTTTATTATATTAATACCACATTAATGTAGCACCCGTAACTCTTCACCCGCTACTCGCAACATCTTTTAGTATGCAGCCGTATAATTAAGTCAAAAATAATAAAACTGGAGAAAAGCACATGCCCCATGAACATAAGCATGATATCTTCTGCGCCGGCCGCGCCGGGAAGTTAATAGGCTTTTTAAGACGGCTTACCCAGAATCCTTACAGGATACTGAAACCGTACTTAAAGGAAGGGATGACTCTGCTGGACTTTGGGTCCGGTCCGGGATTTTTTACCGTACCTGCGGCAAAGCTTGTAGGAACTTCAGGAAAAATATATGCCGTGGATGTTCAGCAGCAGATGCTGGATATGCTTGTCAAGTACGCGGATAAAAAAGGTGTATTAGGGAATATAATAACTATAAATAATCCTGAACATGAAATAGGTATTGAATTAGAAGCAGATATCATCCTTGCAATATATGTAGCGCATGAAGTTCCTGACAGGGACAAGTTGTTCCTGAGTCTAAAGAAAAGACTAAAACCGGAAGGATTCCTCCTTCTTGCCGAACCCAAACACAGGGTGACTGAAACCGAGTTCAAAGAAACCCTGGAGATAGCAAAGAAGAACGGCCTGGAAGAAGCGGGTAAGTTTAAGATGGTGGAAAGCAGAACGGCAGTGCTGAAAAAAAGTTAATAAAGTTTTTAAGGTTTGTAAAGTTTATAAAGTAAAAGCAAAATAACAGCTAAAGACAGAAAGGTGTTGACGTACTGTATGTTCTTATGTATAATATTATATACATAGGAGAAATGTGCATATAAATAATGTGTTAGAATATATATTTGCGAAGAAGACAGGGGTGAAGCTGTTACGCTGGCTGGTGCTTGATGATACCGAAAGAAGCGGCAGAGAACTGGCGAAGTTTGCGGGTATTTCGGCTATGCAAGCCCATATTAATCTCCAGGAACTAAGGGAAGAAGGACTTGTTTCCGTGCGCAGTATAGGGAATGCCATGGTGTACAAAATCAAAGAAGACCATTTTCTGATGAAAAATATATTAAAAGAGTTGTTCAAGGCAGAAAAAGAGCTTTTTGATAAGTTGAAAGCGGAGTATATTGATAAAGCTGTAAAAAAAGCGGAATGTGTTATTCTCTTTGGCAGTGTATTTGAAAAGACAGAAAAAGGCAACAGCGATTTAGATCTGTTTGTCTTATGCAGAAGTGAAGCGGATAAAAAGGTTATCGAAAAAGAGTTTTCGGATGTCGGTATTAATTTTCTTGTTGAAACCGGGAATTCACTTTCACCGTTGATACTGACAGAGTATGAATATAAGAAAGCAGTGAAAGAAAAAA
The genomic region above belongs to Candidatus Firestonebacteria bacterium RIFOXYD2_FULL_39_29 and contains:
- a CDS encoding YgiQ family radical SAM protein, which produces MFIPTTADEVKRIGWKTLDIILITGDAYIDSSFIGVAVIGKVLMNAGFRVGIIAQPDLTSILDITRLGEPELFWGVTAGAVDSMVANYTALLRKRLEDDFTPGVENNKRPERAVIAYTNLIKRNFKKTKPIILGGLEASLRRIAHYDYFTDSIRRSVLFDAKADILVYGMGEKAVLEIAAALKEGKDCKNIKGICYASSEAKPDYIEVASYDEVKTDKKKFAEMFKIFYDNTDPVTAKGLLQKHDTRYLVQNPPQPNLTTPELDAIYDLDYEREVHPYYKQKGEVRAMETIKYSITSHRGCYGECNFCSLAVHQGTTVVSRSSESIIREAENISGRANFKGFITDVGGPTANMYGIECKKKLKEGRCKDRRCIYPEICPKLNISHLPQMELLRKIAAIPGVKKVFIASGLRYDMIINDREFGLEYLEELVKDHVSGQLKIAPEHITEKVTALMGKTKLAHLRKFREQFDGFNLKHKKNQFLTYYMIAAHPGCELTDMKELRAFVRKELKMTPEQIQVFTPAPSTYSTLMYHTGYDPFTGKAIFVEKGLKGKREQRDVIFEPVEEKGYKGHRIQTGD